A genomic window from Anthocerotibacter panamensis C109 includes:
- a CDS encoding HEAT repeat domain-containing protein, whose translation MADEKRIEDLAALLGGGGRVGQIRAALDLVRINTPAGHQVLISALANASDHSRACATMALGKLKLTGAVPTLAKVLKGNPLGFFKDRSPEVRQTAAFALGEIGGPLAIKGLQAAHERDEEQSVREEAAQALEKLGVLAKTR comes from the coding sequence ATGGCGGATGAAAAAAGAATCGAAGATTTAGCAGCACTGCTGGGCGGAGGGGGCCGGGTCGGTCAGATCCGCGCAGCCTTAGATTTGGTGCGGATCAATACCCCTGCGGGACATCAAGTGTTGATCTCAGCTTTAGCTAATGCCTCAGACCATTCTCGGGCTTGTGCCACCATGGCGTTGGGCAAACTAAAACTCACTGGAGCCGTCCCTACCCTGGCGAAAGTGCTCAAGGGTAATCCGTTGGGCTTCTTTAAGGACCGTTCGCCAGAAGTCCGTCAGACGGCTGCTTTCGCCCTAGGTGAGATCGGAGGACCGCTTGCGATCAAGGGACTCCAAGCCGCCCACGAACGAGACGAGGAGCAGAGTGTCCGCGAAGAGGCGGCGCAAGCCTTGGAGAAACTAGGTGTCCTGGCTAAAACCCGCTAA
- the ndhN gene encoding NAD(P)H-quinone oxidoreductase subunit N has product MSTFVNYPFVGNGKTFVEELTQARSLALWAPPMGGFEGNYQRRVREAGYILLHMTARGLGDPARYLVEEHDVRPAHLGKKDKRVYTYPPLIQTHLASLPKGYQGLLLWLIEGKILAAQELEYLVELAQREDRLKIVVEMGSDRKVRWQSLAQYLQTRGA; this is encoded by the coding sequence GTGTCCACATTCGTCAACTATCCATTTGTCGGCAACGGTAAGACTTTTGTCGAAGAATTGACCCAAGCTCGGTCGCTAGCCCTTTGGGCTCCGCCCATGGGCGGCTTTGAGGGGAACTACCAACGGCGCGTGCGCGAAGCAGGCTACATCCTGTTGCATATGACCGCTCGCGGCTTGGGCGACCCTGCACGCTATCTGGTCGAAGAGCATGACGTCCGCCCTGCGCACCTCGGCAAAAAAGATAAGCGGGTCTATACCTACCCGCCCTTGATCCAGACCCACCTCGCCAGTCTGCCCAAAGGCTATCAGGGCCTTCTACTGTGGCTTATTGAGGGGAAAATCCTCGCTGCGCAGGAGTTGGAATATTTGGTGGAGCTAGCCCAACGGGAAGACCGTCTGAAAATCGTAGTCGAGATGGGTTCTGACCGGAAAGTTCGCTGGCAGTCCCTCGCCCAATACCTCCAAACTCGGGGAGCATAA
- the psb35 gene encoding photosystem II assembly protein Psb35, translated as MTKLAIFVYKLLQLSYESQEDQPMIWFWGVLALGFLAAVSIGSLAWYNSKRPLGWESAEIPSWADQGWAKSQGENTAAE; from the coding sequence ATGACAAAGCTTGCAATATTTGTTTACAAACTGTTACAATTATCTTATGAATCTCAAGAGGACCAACCCATGATCTGGTTTTGGGGCGTACTAGCATTAGGTTTTTTGGCTGCTGTGAGCATTGGTTCATTAGCTTGGTATAACTCGAAGCGTCCTCTGGGTTGGGAATCCGCAGAGATCCCTAGCTGGGCCGATCAGGGTTGGGCGAAATCTCAAGGTGAAAATACTGCTGCGGAGTAA
- a CDS encoding LmeA family phospholipid-binding protein: protein MEWLSGFLALVFTLGTVGGVALDTVLRDLLLSQLQGAERLEVRVQSIPNYRIVQGDIDRVRIAGRGLVLRPGFRVALAELETDPIKLDLSNLKNFNTPLRAALHLQLTEADLNTALNTPEILKALQNVRAELPSFLGGVGQVETLNLTEPTLRVLDGKLELSVLLAIVGKTQPGQEARITVRTGLTLESGTRLTFKDTRFLLDDVPVPPDLANILLGSINEIINLESLRDQGTTARILKLSLEPGQLELVGFAEIDRLPGP from the coding sequence GTGGAATGGCTCTCCGGCTTCCTTGCCCTGGTCTTTACCCTGGGTACTGTGGGTGGAGTTGCTCTGGATACTGTCCTGCGCGACCTGCTCTTGAGCCAGCTCCAGGGAGCCGAACGCCTGGAAGTACGGGTGCAGAGCATCCCTAACTATCGCATTGTCCAGGGGGATATCGACCGGGTTCGCATCGCCGGACGGGGATTGGTATTACGCCCAGGCTTTCGGGTTGCTTTGGCTGAATTGGAGACCGACCCGATCAAGCTGGACCTCAGTAACCTCAAAAACTTCAACACGCCCCTCAGAGCGGCACTACACCTCCAACTCACCGAGGCTGACCTCAATACCGCGCTCAACACCCCCGAGATCCTCAAAGCGCTCCAGAATGTCCGAGCCGAACTTCCCAGCTTTTTAGGTGGAGTAGGCCAAGTGGAAACCCTGAACCTGACTGAGCCAACCCTCCGCGTCCTGGATGGCAAGTTGGAATTGTCTGTCCTGCTTGCAATAGTCGGCAAGACTCAGCCTGGGCAGGAAGCCCGCATTACTGTCCGCACCGGCCTCACCCTTGAGAGCGGAACCCGCCTCACATTTAAGGACACCCGTTTTTTACTGGATGATGTACCGGTTCCTCCCGACCTAGCTAACATCCTCCTGGGCAGCATCAATGAGATTATCAATCTCGAATCCCTGCGCGATCAGGGCACAACCGCCCGTATTCTAAAGCTCTCGCTCGAACCGGGCCAGCTCGAATTGGTGGGATTTGCCGAGATCGATCGCCTGCCCGGTCCATAA
- a CDS encoding molybdenum cofactor biosynthesis protein MoaE → MVETVKSTQPIGSMDDSLVIQWAPISLDAVYAQVDDPANGSVVLMVGTVRNNTAGRPVLFLEYEAYETMALSVFREIAQTTRRQWPSINQVIIHHRVGKLTIGEVSVAVAIGSAHRAEGFAACQYAIDTLKHNAPIWKKEHGQDGSSDWVSIGACDETH, encoded by the coding sequence ATGGTTGAGACAGTCAAATCTACACAGCCCATAGGTTCTATGGATGATTCTCTCGTCATCCAGTGGGCACCTATTTCCCTTGACGCAGTTTATGCTCAGGTCGATGATCCAGCCAATGGTTCGGTTGTGCTCATGGTCGGAACAGTCCGTAACAACACGGCGGGCCGTCCGGTGCTCTTTCTGGAGTACGAAGCCTATGAGACCATGGCCCTGTCAGTCTTCCGGGAGATCGCTCAAACCACCCGTCGGCAGTGGCCCTCGATCAACCAAGTCATCATCCATCACCGTGTGGGTAAACTGACGATTGGCGAAGTCAGTGTCGCCGTGGCCATAGGTTCAGCGCACCGGGCTGAAGGCTTCGCTGCCTGTCAGTATGCAATTGATACTCTCAAGCACAATGCGCCCATTTGGAAGAAAGAACATGGGCAAGACGGCAGCAGTGATTGGGTGAGCATCGGAGCCTGCGACGAGACGCATTAA
- a CDS encoding cyclic nucleotide-binding domain-containing protein: MNFDRFKPQTQVYRYLAFLVLLVGLLGLALEPIIGPYGKFFNLVNPEYPQEYMPMGTLVVWTVVLIVPAFVLFAGYYTWRTLCPLAFFAQLPRVFGIQRKSSLKGTWLEQNYMYVQFGFLSASLMARLLFINPDSYLLEFAAFLLFGSAFITGYFFTGKTWCNYICPMGPVEKAFSEPRPLLMGVTTLLAVKDPSTSMCLNCTGCKISCPDIDLERGYWDEISNRARRIFYYGYPGLVAGYYGWYYLHRGTFEYYFSAEWTREKDILGKLFEPGFFFWTVVPKYVAVPLTVIFFILLSLVIFSVLEQIYRLYLDKKQIILDEADLMNGIYRVCNFVAFITFYSFAGAPVLRYIPWLQGVVSFVILLGASIWLFKGLNRTVEDWRQESLGRKFLSQWSKVFPSQPPKDLREVYLRYSMGKEFKDKRLEIFKQTVIEALADGTVTSEKSSVLASLRTQCDVTEGEQKKVFQELKIVDPEIFNLDHTRELETRIQLESYRNALQGMIAENIGRKVVDSKLLRDGTLPMLKPLRDKYGVTQVLHERVYRELFEGSSVLNEKADRCLKEIANLNSYLMLLTPLLNDIPNPGKLYCALLIQALKQSRNLQVGCIRELIAEMQSLASAEAATKLTDDLRLSLQRPKQEREKPSTRELFESLNPLMANPISLVRAYTAWLLYTLDTGTGRVFARNLTNDPSQFVRDLVQPILSVGPSIENYGSLAWRMAGLSRSSLFGSIDILAETSALEEMARVSYAIELRCNDVVFEQEEESQDVYLLVEGEAVATVRRGDTIISIGTISSGECAGELTALNDGKRSATVTICSPMAAIVVIPGAVYARLIRSEPGVSASLLTLLSQRLRNSLSALSCPLPQTVPVSGSTGG; the protein is encoded by the coding sequence ATGAACTTTGACCGTTTTAAGCCCCAGACCCAGGTGTACCGATACCTTGCTTTTTTGGTGTTACTTGTTGGTTTGCTAGGGCTGGCCCTTGAACCGATCATCGGTCCTTACGGTAAATTCTTCAACTTGGTCAATCCTGAGTATCCCCAAGAGTACATGCCCATGGGCACTCTTGTTGTTTGGACGGTCGTCCTGATCGTCCCAGCATTTGTCTTGTTCGCCGGTTATTACACCTGGCGCACACTCTGTCCTCTAGCCTTCTTTGCTCAACTCCCCCGAGTATTCGGTATCCAGCGTAAGTCCAGTCTGAAAGGGACTTGGCTTGAGCAAAACTACATGTATGTCCAGTTCGGGTTCTTATCAGCTAGTTTGATGGCTCGTCTGCTCTTTATCAATCCTGACAGCTATCTGCTGGAGTTTGCCGCCTTTTTACTCTTTGGCTCGGCTTTTATCACAGGCTATTTCTTTACGGGCAAGACCTGGTGCAACTATATTTGCCCTATGGGTCCCGTAGAAAAAGCTTTTTCGGAGCCCCGCCCTTTGCTGATGGGAGTGACCACGCTGCTCGCAGTCAAAGACCCCAGCACTTCTATGTGTCTAAATTGCACGGGCTGCAAAATAAGTTGTCCAGATATTGATCTAGAACGGGGCTACTGGGATGAGATCAGCAACCGGGCAAGACGCATATTTTATTATGGTTATCCTGGTCTGGTAGCGGGTTACTACGGTTGGTACTACCTGCATCGCGGAACCTTTGAATACTACTTTTCTGCGGAGTGGACTCGGGAGAAGGATATCCTCGGCAAGCTGTTTGAACCGGGCTTTTTCTTCTGGACAGTCGTACCCAAGTATGTAGCAGTTCCTCTAACAGTGATCTTCTTTATTCTCCTAAGCCTGGTAATTTTCTCTGTCCTGGAGCAAATCTATCGGCTTTACCTCGACAAGAAACAGATAATCTTGGATGAAGCAGACTTGATGAATGGGATTTACCGCGTCTGCAACTTCGTCGCCTTCATCACGTTCTATAGTTTTGCAGGGGCTCCGGTACTGCGCTACATTCCCTGGTTGCAGGGGGTTGTTTCGTTTGTCATTCTGCTCGGAGCTTCCATCTGGCTTTTCAAGGGGTTGAACCGCACAGTGGAAGACTGGCGTCAGGAGTCTTTGGGCCGTAAGTTTTTATCTCAGTGGTCTAAGGTTTTTCCATCGCAACCACCTAAAGATCTGCGGGAAGTCTATCTGCGCTATTCGATGGGCAAGGAATTTAAAGATAAGCGGCTGGAGATCTTTAAGCAGACGGTCATCGAAGCTTTGGCAGATGGCACGGTGACCTCGGAGAAATCTTCTGTCCTTGCTAGCTTACGGACGCAGTGCGACGTGACCGAAGGGGAGCAAAAGAAAGTTTTCCAGGAACTCAAAATTGTAGACCCGGAAATCTTCAATCTCGACCATACCCGTGAACTGGAGACACGCATCCAGTTAGAAAGCTACCGCAACGCCCTACAGGGCATGATTGCCGAGAATATTGGTCGCAAGGTAGTGGACTCTAAGCTCCTGCGTGATGGCACCCTGCCGATGCTCAAGCCGCTCAGAGACAAGTATGGAGTCACCCAGGTGTTGCATGAGCGGGTCTACCGTGAGTTATTTGAGGGTTCCTCTGTCCTCAATGAAAAAGCCGACCGCTGCCTCAAGGAGATCGCCAATCTCAACAGCTACTTGATGCTACTCACCCCCCTCTTGAACGACATTCCCAATCCGGGTAAGCTCTACTGCGCACTTTTGATCCAAGCGCTCAAGCAGTCGCGCAACCTACAGGTCGGTTGTATCCGCGAACTGATTGCCGAGATGCAGAGTTTAGCCAGCGCTGAGGCGGCAACCAAGCTTACTGACGACCTGCGGCTATCGCTACAACGTCCGAAACAGGAACGAGAAAAGCCTTCTACCAGGGAGCTATTTGAGAGCCTCAATCCGCTTATGGCTAATCCTATTTCTCTTGTCCGAGCCTATACCGCCTGGTTACTCTACACGCTGGATACTGGGACGGGTCGGGTCTTTGCCCGGAACCTAACCAACGATCCCTCGCAATTTGTCCGGGACTTGGTCCAGCCTATCCTGTCTGTGGGTCCTTCCATTGAGAATTACGGTAGCCTCGCTTGGCGGATGGCTGGATTGAGCCGGTCTTCCCTGTTCGGCTCCATCGATATCCTGGCGGAGACCTCTGCCCTCGAAGAGATGGCACGAGTTTCCTATGCTATAGAACTGCGCTGCAATGACGTCGTTTTTGAGCAGGAGGAAGAATCTCAAGACGTGTATCTATTGGTTGAAGGGGAGGCTGTAGCTACTGTGCGCCGCGGAGACACGATCATCAGCATCGGGACTATCTCCTCAGGAGAGTGTGCTGGTGAATTGACAGCGCTCAATGATGGCAAGCGCTCAGCCACAGTCACGATCTGCTCTCCCATGGCAGCGATAGTGGTGATCCCAGGAGCGGTATACGCTCGCCTGATTCGCTCTGAACCGGGCGTCAGCGCCAGCCTACTCACGCTTCTTAGCCAGCGCTTGCGCAATTCCTTGTCCGCGCTGTCCTGCCCCTTGCCCCAGACAGTGCCGGTGTCCGGCTCGACCGGAGGATAG